The Polaribacter sp. Q13 sequence TATGGTAATGGTATCAAACAAGGGGTATCATCTAAAAGATATAATATTACAGATATTGCACCAACTATTGCAAACTTATTAAAGATTGAAGCTCCAAACGGAACAAGTGGTGTTGTTATTGATGAAGTTTTAGAAAAGTAAATAGCACATTTTACTTGGTTAAAAGATTATTTTAGACTCCTATTTCTGGAAAATAAAACTACAAAAGCAACCCCAAAATAAATTTTGGGGGTTGCTTTTTAATTATACTTTAAAAACAGAACTGTTTTGGTGTTTTTTTATCGCTTTTCTAGAAAGCACAATTCCTAATATTAAAGAAATAAAGGCTCCTATAGAAATCCCTGGAATAAAGTTGATAAACAGAAAAAAATCATAAGCCCCATGAAAAAGTACTGCAAAGAACAACCCTGCTAAATTTAAAGCTATTCTATTTTTAGAAAACTTAGCTTTCCCCATAAAATAACCCATTAAAATTGCAAAAGTAGCATGTGCCGGTACCGCCGTAAAAGCCCGTATAACACCTGTAGAAACCCCATGTTGAAAAACATATAATACGTTTTCTAACGTGGCAAATCCCATAGAAACCATAACAGCATATACAATACCATCAAAAGGCTCATTATATTCTTTATTTCTTTGTGCAAAATATTTTACAATTACATACTTAGAAAACTCTTCAACAAAAGCAACCACTATAAAGGCTTTTATAAACTGTTGAAAAATATTTGTAACCTCTGTTATAGGAAATAATTTATCAGCAAACCCACCAAGAATTACAGTTATTAAAACACTTGCAGTTGCGCCTAAAAGAAAATTCTTAAATAAAAAAGGAATCGGTTCTTTTTCAAACTTATCTTTAAAATAAATATAAAGTATAATAACCGTAGCAGGAGCAATAGCAAGAAGAAGTAAATGCATTAGAAAATATAACTAGATTTTTATAAAAAACGTAAAGATTAGTATAAATTAGGCTTAAACTTCTTTTATAACTTTACGTTTTTCTTATTTCTTTTTAAAAATTAATATTATTTCTTAGGTAAGAAAACTTCTGCCATCATGCAACGTGCACTTCCACCACCACAAAACTCAATAGTATCTAAAGGACTCGAAATAATTTTACACTGATTGTTTATTTGTGCTTTTTGCGATTGTGTTAAACTATTAAAAGCAACTTGACTCATTATTAAAAAACGTTCATCATCTTTACCACGAACTTGTAACATATTTCCTGCAAAATTAGTTACTTGCTCCTCCGTAATATCAATTACTTTTTTACCATCTTCTTTTAAATGTTTCAACACATTTTTACGTTCAGATTTATCATCAATAGAAGCCAAACAAATGACAGCTAAGTTTTCTGCAACACACATCATAACATTGGTATGATAAATTGCTACTCTCTTATCATTTACTGTCTGATTTGCTGTAAAAACAACTGGCGTGTATTCAAAATCCTCACAAAACTCGATAAACAATTCTTCATCTGCTCTAGGAGAAAGCGCACAATATGCCTTATTATTTTCTCTATCTAAACAGATACTTCCTGTTCCTTCTAAAAATATATGATCTTCTTCTGCCGAAGTATAATCTACTATATTTTCTATTAAAAAACCTTCCTTTTCTAATTCTTCTAAAATATCCTCTCGTCTTTCTAAGCGTCTATTTTCTGCAAACATAGGATATATCGCAACAGTACCATCTTCATGAAAAGAAATCCAATTATTAGGAAAAATAGAATCAGGGGTATCAGACTCCTTTGTATCAGAAACTACAATTACATGAAT is a genomic window containing:
- a CDS encoding PrsW family intramembrane metalloprotease, giving the protein MHLLLLAIAPATVIILYIYFKDKFEKEPIPFLFKNFLLGATASVLITVILGGFADKLFPITEVTNIFQQFIKAFIVVAFVEEFSKYVIVKYFAQRNKEYNEPFDGIVYAVMVSMGFATLENVLYVFQHGVSTGVIRAFTAVPAHATFAILMGYFMGKAKFSKNRIALNLAGLFFAVLFHGAYDFFLFINFIPGISIGAFISLILGIVLSRKAIKKHQNSSVFKV
- the ctlX gene encoding citrulline utilization hydrolase CtlX translates to MNQTTNTILMIRPIAFRMNEQTAVNNYYQKEIDDTLPSTINTKAQYEFDTFVEKLRSFGIHVIVVSDTKESDTPDSIFPNNWISFHEDGTVAIYPMFAENRRLERREDILEELEKEGFLIENIVDYTSAEEDHIFLEGTGSICLDRENNKAYCALSPRADEELFIEFCEDFEYTPVVFTANQTVNDKRVAIYHTNVMMCVAENLAVICLASIDDKSERKNVLKHLKEDGKKVIDITEEQVTNFAGNMLQVRGKDDERFLIMSQVAFNSLTQSQKAQINNQCKIISSPLDTIEFCGGGSARCMMAEVFLPKK